A single Cellulomonas sp. SLBN-39 DNA region contains:
- the glsA gene encoding glutaminase A, with the protein MSRTPDARTYDLDVLRERVLGERGGAVDDSIPQLAAADPELCGLALVLPDGTVRASAQADVPFSVQSAVKPFLFALALLDTGGRALDLIGIEPTGEAFDAIKLEAGTGRPPNPMVNAGALLTAALVDGGDVEGRTDRILRGLSAFAGQDLEVDEDVARSEHLLGDRNHALAHLMRAEGTLEVGADDAVAVYARACAVLVDARALAVMGATLACGGVNPVSGERVVPAGVARDVVSVMATCGVYDGSGRWMRSVGVPAKSSVSGGIVLSAPGVLGAAVVSPPLDEQGTSVRGRLACEALSADLDLHVFGSRGA; encoded by the coding sequence ATGAGCCGCACCCCCGACGCCCGCACGTACGACCTCGACGTCCTGCGGGAGCGGGTGCTCGGCGAGCGGGGCGGCGCCGTCGACGACAGCATCCCCCAGCTCGCGGCGGCCGACCCGGAGCTGTGCGGGCTCGCGCTCGTGCTGCCCGACGGGACGGTGCGGGCCAGTGCACAGGCGGACGTGCCGTTCAGCGTGCAGTCCGCGGTGAAGCCGTTCCTGTTCGCGCTCGCCCTGCTCGACACCGGCGGGCGCGCGCTGGACCTCATCGGCATCGAGCCGACGGGCGAGGCGTTCGACGCGATCAAGCTGGAAGCGGGCACCGGGCGCCCGCCGAACCCCATGGTCAACGCAGGTGCGCTGCTCACGGCCGCGCTCGTCGACGGTGGCGACGTCGAGGGCCGGACCGACCGGATCCTGCGGGGGCTGTCCGCGTTCGCCGGGCAGGACCTCGAGGTCGACGAGGACGTCGCCCGCAGCGAGCACCTGCTCGGCGACCGGAACCACGCCCTGGCGCACCTCATGCGCGCCGAGGGGACGCTGGAGGTCGGGGCCGACGACGCCGTCGCCGTCTACGCCCGGGCGTGCGCGGTGCTCGTCGACGCCCGGGCGCTGGCCGTGATGGGCGCGACGCTGGCGTGCGGGGGCGTCAACCCCGTGTCCGGCGAACGCGTGGTGCCGGCCGGGGTCGCACGGGACGTCGTCTCGGTGATGGCGACGTGCGGGGTGTACGACGGCTCGGGCCGGTGGATGCGCAGCGTCGGCGTGCCGGCCAAGTCGAGCGTGTCGGGCGGCATCGTGCTGTCCGCACCGGGCGTGCTCGGTGCTGCCGTGGTCAGTCCCCCGCTGGACGAGCAGGGCACCAGCGTGCGCGGCCGCCTCGCCTGCGAGGCCCTCAGCGCCGACCTCGACCTGCACGTCTTCGGCTCCCGGGGCGCCTGA
- a CDS encoding cellulose binding domain-containing protein, which yields MHQSAPRRVRRGLLAAAAALLVLGGLTAPASAQPTGVAPTAVTAGCGRPAGLATGTHTITSGGVQRTYRLDVPAGYDPSRPYRLVVGLHWWHGTAADVVNQGFYGLKPLSGATTVYVAPQGIDNAWPNTNGRDVTFVDDVLRAVESALCIDTTQRFATGFSYGGGMSNALACARADVFRAVAVLNGAQLSGCSGGTQPIAYLGSHGVTDDVLNISQGRALRDRALRNNGCQAKQAAEPAAGSGTHVRTDYTCRAGYPVVWIASDSGHWWDPRDRGAQQSWVPGEVWRFFTSLTSTTTPTPTPTATPTPTPTPTRTPTPSPTPTVSPTPTPTTPPPAGACTATYRTVNSWSGGFQGEVTVRAGSPATSWSVSWRPAGERVDQVWNGTLSTQGGLTVVRNAAWNGNLAAGGTTTFGMLGSGTPPTGALTCTSS from the coding sequence ATGCACCAGTCCGCACCGCGCCGGGTCCGACGGGGCCTGCTGGCCGCCGCGGCCGCGCTGCTCGTCCTGGGAGGTCTGACCGCTCCCGCGTCCGCGCAGCCCACGGGGGTCGCGCCCACGGCCGTGACCGCCGGCTGCGGCCGACCGGCCGGCCTGGCGACCGGTACGCACACGATCACCAGCGGCGGCGTGCAGCGCACGTACCGGCTGGACGTGCCCGCCGGGTACGACCCGAGCCGCCCGTACCGGCTCGTCGTCGGCCTGCACTGGTGGCACGGCACCGCCGCGGACGTGGTCAACCAGGGCTTCTACGGCCTCAAGCCGCTCTCGGGCGCGACCACGGTGTACGTCGCGCCGCAGGGCATCGACAACGCCTGGCCGAACACCAACGGGCGCGACGTGACGTTCGTGGACGACGTGCTGCGGGCCGTCGAGTCCGCCCTGTGCATCGACACCACCCAGCGCTTCGCCACCGGGTTCAGCTACGGCGGCGGCATGAGCAACGCGCTGGCCTGCGCCCGGGCGGACGTGTTCCGCGCCGTCGCGGTGCTCAACGGCGCCCAGCTCTCCGGCTGCTCGGGCGGCACGCAGCCGATCGCGTACCTGGGGTCGCACGGCGTCACGGACGACGTCCTGAACATCTCCCAGGGCCGGGCCCTGCGCGACCGGGCGCTGCGCAACAACGGCTGCCAGGCCAAGCAGGCCGCGGAGCCTGCGGCGGGCAGCGGCACGCACGTGCGCACCGACTACACCTGCCGCGCGGGGTACCCCGTGGTGTGGATCGCGTCCGACAGCGGGCACTGGTGGGACCCGCGCGACCGTGGGGCGCAGCAGTCCTGGGTGCCCGGCGAGGTCTGGCGGTTCTTCACGTCGCTGACGTCGACGACGACGCCCACCCCGACGCCGACCGCCACCCCGACGCCCACGCCGACGCCCACCAGGACGCCGACGCCGAGCCCGACGCCGACGGTGTCCCCCACGCCGACGCCGACCACCCCGCCGCCTGCGGGTGCCTGCACCGCCACGTACCGCACGGTGAACTCCTGGTCCGGCGGGTTCCAGGGCGAGGTCACGGTCCGGGCCGGGTCGCCCGCGACGTCGTGGAGCGTGAGCTGGCGCCCGGCCGGCGAGCGCGTCGACCAGGTGTGGAACGGGACGCTCAGCACGCAGGGCGGTCTGACGGTGGTGCGCAACGCGGCCTGGAACGGGAACCTCGCCGCCGGTGGCACGACGACGTTCGGGATGCTCGGCTCGGGCACCCCGCCGACGGGCGCACTGACCTGCACGAGCTCCTGA
- a CDS encoding aspartate aminotransferase family protein, producing the protein MPTRDSRVTDPQTAAFWRDADRHLLRYGGTFTPEIVERAEGSWVVTAEGRRILDFTSGQMSAVLGHSHPDVVATVRRQVGELDHLFSGMLSRPVVDLARRIAQTLPDPLEKVLLLTTGAESNEAALRLAKLVTGGHEVVSFSASWHGMTQGAAAATYSSRRTGYGPVAPGNLVIPTPNRYRPDVVDADGELDWRRQLDLGFALVDAQSTGALAACLVEPVLSSAGVVVPPPGYLRALADRCHERGMLLILDEAQTGVGRTGLMYAFEREGVVPDVLTLSKTLGAGLPLAAVVTSAQLEARAHERGFLFYTTHVSDPLVAAVGLTVLDVVERDGLVERSAVLGARLHAGLRDLQTRHPAVGDVRGHGLLQGLELVADPVTKEPADALGAAVTRRCLELGLHMNVVQMPGWGGTFRIAPPMTATEEEIDLGVEILDQALAETAV; encoded by the coding sequence GTGCCGACCCGCGACAGCCGCGTCACCGACCCGCAGACCGCCGCGTTCTGGCGCGACGCCGACCGTCATCTGCTGCGCTACGGCGGGACGTTCACGCCCGAGATCGTCGAGCGGGCGGAGGGCTCGTGGGTCGTGACGGCCGAGGGCCGGCGGATCCTGGACTTCACGTCGGGGCAGATGAGCGCCGTGCTGGGGCACTCCCACCCGGATGTCGTGGCGACGGTGCGCCGGCAGGTCGGCGAGCTCGACCACCTGTTCTCGGGGATGCTGTCGCGGCCCGTCGTGGACCTCGCGCGCCGCATCGCGCAGACGCTGCCCGACCCGCTGGAGAAGGTCCTGCTGCTGACGACGGGGGCCGAGTCGAACGAGGCGGCGCTGCGCCTGGCCAAGCTCGTCACGGGCGGGCACGAGGTCGTGTCGTTCTCCGCGTCGTGGCACGGCATGACGCAGGGTGCGGCGGCCGCGACGTACTCGTCACGCCGGACGGGGTACGGACCGGTCGCGCCCGGCAACCTCGTGATCCCGACGCCCAACCGCTACCGCCCCGACGTCGTCGACGCGGACGGCGAGCTCGACTGGCGTCGCCAGCTCGATCTCGGGTTCGCGCTCGTCGACGCCCAGTCGACGGGTGCGCTGGCCGCGTGCCTCGTCGAGCCCGTGCTGTCGTCGGCGGGCGTCGTGGTGCCGCCGCCCGGGTACCTGCGGGCGCTGGCCGACCGCTGCCACGAGCGCGGGATGCTGCTGATCCTCGACGAGGCGCAGACCGGGGTGGGGCGCACAGGGCTGATGTACGCGTTCGAGCGGGAGGGTGTGGTGCCCGACGTGCTCACGCTGTCCAAGACGCTCGGTGCCGGTCTGCCGCTGGCGGCGGTCGTGACGTCGGCGCAGCTCGAGGCGCGGGCGCACGAGCGTGGGTTCCTCTTCTACACGACGCACGTGTCGGACCCCCTGGTGGCGGCGGTCGGGCTGACCGTCCTGGACGTCGTCGAGCGGGACGGGCTGGTGGAGCGGTCGGCGGTGCTGGGCGCACGTCTGCACGCGGGCCTGCGGGACCTGCAGACCCGGCACCCGGCCGTCGGCGACGTGCGGGGCCACGGGCTGCTGCAGGGCCTGGAGCTGGTGGCCGACCCGGTGACCAAGGAGCCCGCCGACGCGCTCGGTGCCGCCGTCACGCGGCGCTGCCTGGAGCTCGGGCTGCACATGAACGTCGTGCAGATGCCCGGCTGGGGCGGCACCTTCCGGATCGCGCCGCCGATGACCGCGACGGAGGAGGAGATCGACCTGGGCGTCGAGATCCTCGACCAGGCCCTGGCCGAGACGGCCGTCTGA
- a CDS encoding DUF1905 domain-containing protein: protein MELRFRGEVVWWRGPAPFHFVVLPEPEAERLRAVAADVTYGWGCIPATVTLGSTTFTTSIFPKDGGFRVPLKVAARRAEDVELGDDVALVVVVDAPGDA, encoded by the coding sequence GTGGAGCTGCGGTTCAGGGGTGAGGTCGTCTGGTGGCGCGGCCCGGCGCCGTTCCACTTCGTGGTGCTGCCGGAGCCCGAGGCGGAGCGGCTGCGGGCCGTCGCGGCGGACGTGACGTACGGGTGGGGGTGCATCCCGGCGACCGTCACGCTGGGGTCGACGACGTTCACGACGTCGATCTTCCCGAAGGACGGTGGCTTCCGGGTGCCGTTGAAGGTCGCGGCACGGCGGGCGGAGGACGTCGAGCTCGGCGACGACGTCGCGCTGGTCGTCGTGGTGGACGCACCCGGCGACGCGTGA
- a CDS encoding HAD family phosphatase → MHWGDAQAVLFDLDGVLTSTAAVHMRAWDAMFRDCFAALGVAEPYTDAEYFAHVDGRSRVDGVRAVLASRGVVLPDGDPTDPPGTATAHGWGNAKNAVVEGFFAREGVAAYPGSVAVVADLAVRGVPRAVVSSSQNAVAVLAAAGYGGQFPVVVDGVVAARERLPGKPAPAMFLRAAQRLGVDPVVAAVVEDAVPGVAAAAAGGFGLVVGVDRGAGADALRGAGAHVVVQDLDELLR, encoded by the coding sequence ATGCACTGGGGGGATGCGCAGGCGGTGCTGTTCGACCTCGACGGCGTGCTGACGTCGACGGCAGCCGTCCACATGAGGGCCTGGGACGCCATGTTCCGCGACTGCTTCGCGGCGCTCGGCGTCGCCGAGCCGTACACCGACGCCGAATACTTCGCGCACGTCGACGGGCGCTCGCGGGTCGACGGGGTGCGGGCGGTGCTCGCGTCCCGCGGCGTGGTGCTGCCCGACGGCGACCCGACGGACCCGCCGGGCACGGCGACGGCGCACGGCTGGGGCAACGCGAAGAACGCGGTCGTGGAGGGGTTCTTCGCCCGCGAGGGCGTGGCGGCGTACCCGGGGTCGGTCGCGGTGGTGGCGGACCTGGCGGTGCGCGGCGTGCCCCGGGCGGTGGTGTCGAGCTCGCAGAACGCGGTGGCGGTGCTCGCGGCCGCGGGCTACGGCGGGCAGTTCCCGGTGGTCGTCGACGGGGTCGTCGCGGCGAGGGAGCGGCTGCCGGGCAAGCCGGCGCCCGCGATGTTCCTGCGCGCCGCGCAGCGCCTGGGCGTCGACCCGGTGGTGGCGGCGGTGGTGGAGGACGCGGTCCCGGGGGTCGCGGCGGCGGCCGCCGGCGGCTTCGGGCTCGTGGTCGGCGTCGACCGCGGCGCGGGCGCGGACGCCCTGCGGGGAGCAGGCGCGCACGTGGTCGTGCAGGACCTGGACGAGCTCCTGCGCTGA
- a CDS encoding glycoside hydrolase family 65 protein codes for MSKVARHRRYVGGPDPLDRSRFALDPWRLVERRVEPADRGTTETLFAVGNGYVGVRGTPEEGRPAHEHGTFVNGFHETWPIQHAEAAYGLAEVGQTIVNVPDATVLQVYVDDEPLVLGEAELLAYERTLDMADGVLRRDLVWRTPTGNRVRVRSTRMVSFTQRHLVLASVSVTLEDASASVVVSSQVVNRYATATPEDAPAGAVPGAMADPRRGETLGHRVLQPVLHRQEGDRAVLAFRCATSGMTLAVAADHLVEGDAETTTSTVVTEDVATTDVRVQALPGQTLTVTKLVSYHTSDADPAAELAARCGRTLDRVRAQGVAQQLADQRAWLDAYWTRSDVEVPGQPSVQQAVRWNLFQLAQASARAEGHGVPAKGLTGSGYGGHYFWDTEIYVVPFLTYTSPTAARNALRFRSAMLPAAESRARDLNEGGALFPWRTINGAEASAYYAAGTAQYHINADIAYAIAGYVDVTGDEEFLAREGIDVLVQTARLWVGLGFWRGEGPGSFHIHGVTGPDEYTTVVNDNLYTNVMARMNLRAAAAAMAHLAAEWPAEHARVVAHLGVDPGEVAEWVRVADAIAIPYDDVLGIHPQDAQFHEREVWDLKSTPSDRRPLLLHYHPLVIYRFQVLKQADVVLATFLRGEDFTPELKRADFEYYEPITTGDSSLSAVVQSIMAAEVGYHELALDYFHDALFVDLADRHGNAVDGVHVASAGGVWSALVHGFAGMRRRPGGRTSFDPRLPATWQAVTFRVALDGTRLAVTVRQDAVELVAQTGPGVVVDVRGRTYEVAPGAPVVVPLDGQGPRIDGKPEPRALRDTVRPDGSVVTASVPPLAGTTD; via the coding sequence ATGAGCAAGGTCGCCAGGCACAGGCGGTACGTGGGCGGGCCGGACCCGTTGGACCGGTCGCGCTTCGCGCTGGACCCGTGGCGCCTCGTGGAGCGCCGGGTCGAGCCGGCGGACCGCGGGACCACCGAGACGCTGTTCGCCGTCGGCAACGGGTACGTCGGGGTGCGCGGGACGCCCGAGGAGGGGCGTCCCGCCCACGAGCACGGCACCTTCGTCAACGGCTTCCACGAGACGTGGCCCATCCAGCACGCCGAGGCCGCGTACGGCCTGGCGGAGGTCGGCCAGACGATCGTCAACGTGCCCGACGCGACGGTGCTGCAGGTGTACGTCGACGACGAGCCCCTGGTGCTGGGCGAGGCCGAGCTGCTGGCGTACGAGCGGACCCTCGACATGGCCGACGGCGTGCTGCGCCGCGACCTGGTGTGGCGCACGCCGACGGGCAACCGGGTGCGCGTGCGGTCGACCCGCATGGTGTCGTTCACCCAGCGGCACCTCGTGCTGGCGAGCGTCTCGGTGACCCTGGAGGACGCGTCGGCGTCCGTCGTGGTGTCGTCGCAGGTCGTCAACCGGTACGCCACCGCCACGCCGGAGGACGCGCCCGCGGGTGCGGTGCCCGGCGCCATGGCGGACCCGCGGCGCGGCGAGACCCTGGGCCACCGCGTGCTCCAGCCGGTGCTCCACCGGCAGGAGGGTGACCGGGCGGTGCTGGCGTTCCGGTGCGCGACGTCGGGCATGACGCTGGCGGTCGCGGCCGACCACCTCGTCGAGGGCGACGCCGAGACGACGACGAGCACGGTCGTCACCGAGGACGTCGCGACGACCGACGTGCGGGTCCAGGCGCTGCCGGGCCAGACCCTCACGGTGACGAAGCTGGTCAGCTACCACACGTCCGACGCGGACCCGGCGGCGGAGCTCGCGGCCCGTTGCGGGCGCACGCTCGACCGGGTGCGGGCGCAGGGCGTCGCGCAGCAGCTCGCGGACCAGCGGGCGTGGCTCGACGCCTACTGGACGCGCTCGGACGTGGAGGTCCCCGGGCAGCCGTCGGTGCAGCAGGCGGTGCGGTGGAACCTGTTCCAGCTCGCGCAGGCGTCGGCGCGGGCCGAGGGGCACGGCGTCCCGGCCAAGGGGCTGACGGGGTCGGGGTACGGCGGGCACTACTTCTGGGACACCGAGATCTACGTGGTGCCGTTCCTGACGTACACGTCGCCGACGGCCGCCCGCAACGCCCTGCGGTTCCGCTCCGCGATGCTGCCGGCCGCGGAGTCCCGCGCGCGGGACCTCAACGAGGGCGGGGCGCTGTTCCCGTGGCGCACGATCAACGGGGCGGAGGCGTCCGCGTACTACGCCGCCGGCACCGCGCAGTACCACATCAACGCGGACATCGCGTACGCGATCGCGGGGTACGTCGACGTCACCGGCGACGAGGAGTTCCTGGCCCGCGAGGGCATCGACGTGCTCGTCCAGACGGCCCGGCTGTGGGTGGGGCTGGGGTTCTGGCGGGGCGAGGGGCCCGGGTCGTTCCACATCCACGGCGTCACCGGTCCCGACGAGTACACGACGGTCGTCAACGACAACCTCTACACGAACGTCATGGCGCGGATGAACCTGCGGGCGGCGGCCGCCGCGATGGCGCACCTGGCGGCCGAGTGGCCCGCCGAGCACGCCCGGGTCGTGGCGCACCTGGGCGTCGACCCCGGGGAGGTGGCCGAGTGGGTCCGGGTCGCCGACGCCATCGCCATCCCGTACGACGACGTGCTGGGCATCCACCCGCAGGACGCCCAGTTCCACGAGCGCGAGGTGTGGGACCTCAAGAGCACCCCGTCGGACCGGCGGCCCCTGCTGCTGCACTACCACCCGCTGGTCATCTACCGGTTCCAGGTGCTCAAGCAGGCCGACGTGGTGCTGGCGACGTTCCTGCGCGGCGAGGACTTCACGCCCGAGCTCAAGCGGGCGGACTTCGAGTACTACGAGCCCATCACCACGGGCGACTCGAGCCTGTCGGCGGTGGTGCAGTCGATCATGGCCGCCGAGGTGGGGTACCACGAGCTCGCGCTCGACTACTTCCACGACGCCCTGTTCGTGGACCTCGCCGACCGGCACGGCAACGCGGTCGACGGGGTGCACGTGGCGTCCGCGGGCGGGGTGTGGAGCGCGCTCGTGCACGGGTTCGCCGGGATGCGCCGGCGCCCGGGCGGGCGCACGTCCTTCGACCCGCGGCTGCCCGCGACCTGGCAGGCCGTGACGTTCCGGGTCGCCCTCGACGGCACGCGCCTGGCGGTCACGGTCCGTCAGGACGCGGTCGAGCTGGTCGCGCAGACCGGCCCGGGCGTCGTCGTCGACGTGCGCGGCCGCACGTACGAGGTCGCCCCGGGGGCGCCCGTCGTCGTCCCCCTCGACGGGCAGGGCCCCCGGATCGACGGCAAGCCCGAGCCCCGCGCGCTGCGCGACACGGTGCGCCCCGACGGCTCCGTGGTCACGGCGTCGGTCCCGCCGCTCGCGGGGACGACCGACTAG
- a CDS encoding signal peptidase I, translating to MTTLVTGAGAGALLTLLLLTLAPLAWGWQPLVVTSGSMGPLVRPGDVVLVQPDPDDVVVGSVVTFRAADDGLVTHRVAEVTADGYVTRGDANPVTDSTVVHREDLVGRVRALVPWVGLPAVAVRGGADASGAGTTGAAFVAQRTNGPQSLGTSSRFYRDAVVRSGPVSYWRLDETGGTTAADTMGVAPLTIGSGTAFSRPGALRSESNAAIKAPPFPELLQAGAVPAHDIAGSFTVLAWVRATSLPQNSLARVVTKRDPNGTTNYMLAFSSDGLSIRALTTTTTGSYEVAAPVPQDLEWHMLAATWDGAHLRVYVDGAVGGTLAGTGTPRTVTPPLTLSYGTSPLRGEIDEAAVWSRALTSAEILRLYRCATG from the coding sequence GTGACCACGCTCGTGACCGGCGCCGGTGCCGGTGCCCTGCTCACGCTCCTGCTGCTCACCCTCGCGCCCCTGGCCTGGGGCTGGCAGCCGCTCGTCGTCACGTCGGGCTCGATGGGCCCGCTGGTCCGGCCCGGGGACGTGGTCCTCGTCCAGCCGGATCCTGACGACGTCGTCGTGGGGTCCGTCGTCACGTTCCGCGCGGCCGACGACGGGCTGGTCACGCACCGCGTGGCCGAGGTGACGGCCGACGGGTACGTGACCCGCGGGGACGCGAACCCCGTCACCGACAGCACCGTGGTCCACCGGGAGGACCTCGTCGGACGCGTGCGGGCCCTCGTGCCGTGGGTCGGGCTGCCCGCCGTGGCCGTGCGGGGCGGCGCCGACGCGTCGGGGGCGGGCACCACCGGTGCCGCGTTCGTCGCGCAGCGCACGAACGGGCCGCAGTCGCTGGGCACCTCGTCGCGCTTCTACCGTGACGCGGTGGTGCGGTCCGGGCCGGTCAGCTACTGGCGCCTGGACGAGACCGGGGGGACGACCGCGGCGGACACCATGGGCGTCGCACCCCTGACGATCGGCTCCGGCACCGCGTTCTCCCGCCCGGGGGCGCTGCGCAGCGAGTCGAACGCGGCGATCAAGGCGCCGCCCTTCCCCGAGCTGCTGCAGGCTGGTGCCGTGCCCGCGCACGACATCGCCGGGAGCTTCACCGTGCTGGCGTGGGTGCGGGCGACGAGCCTGCCGCAGAACTCCCTCGCCCGCGTCGTGACCAAGCGGGACCCGAACGGCACGACCAACTACATGCTGGCCTTCTCCTCCGACGGCCTGAGCATCCGGGCGCTGACCACCACGACGACGGGCTCGTACGAGGTCGCGGCACCGGTCCCCCAGGACCTGGAGTGGCACATGCTCGCCGCCACCTGGGACGGCGCGCACCTGCGCGTGTACGTCGACGGGGCGGTCGGCGGGACGCTCGCGGGGACCGGCACGCCCCGCACGGTCACCCCGCCGCTGACCCTCAGCTACGGCACGTCGCCGCTGCGCGGGGAGATCGACGAGGCCGCCGTCTGGTCGCGGGCGCTGACGTCCGCGGAGATCCTCCGGCTGTACCGCTGCGCGACGGGCTGA